The window AGACCTTGTCTTCCATGAGCTTCTGCTCGAGGGCGAGTTCGTAAAGCATGACGGCGGAACCACCGTAGACCTGCTGGACGGTGAACTGGTTGCCGATGTAGTCCTGCGAGAGGTTGGAACCGTCACGATTCAGTCCGCTCACAGTGATGGATGCGCCCTTCCAGCCGGCGATCTTTTCCAGGTCAAGAGCCACACCCACGAGGATGTTGTCGCAATAGGTGAATCCCTGATCCCGGCCGCCGGTCACATTACCTGCGATGTTGTTCGTATAGGATCCGGAGAACTCGATCCCGTTATCATCCAGCCAGTTTCTGACACCCCACCAGTCGCCAAGAAGTGTCGGGCCGGCAAGCCACTCCGGCGAGCCGATGTAGTTGGAGGGGTAGGGATTGTAGTAATCCCAGAACCGCGAGCGGCTTCCGGATTCCGTTCCTGCGAAGGACGAGGTGGCGGTAAGGGCGAAAGCGGCAGCACCGATGCCAGCGAGCGAGAGAGTTCTCATAAACAGAGGGGGTGGAGAGTTGTTTAGTGAATCGCGGGAAAATTTGCAATCCCGGACACTGGGCTAAGCTTAGTTTGCCGGGAGGAGGCGGACGACCTTTCCGGGATTGTCGTAAACGACGTAGAGATAACCGTCGTCAAAAACGCGCAGATCGCGGATGCGGCCCGTGCCCTTGAGGATGTCCTCCTGCTCGATGACTTTCTGGCCGTCGAGTTTCACCCGCACGATTTTGGTGAGGGCGAGGGCTCCAGCGAAGATGTTGCCCTCCCATTGGGGAAACTTGTCGCCGTGGTAAACCGTGAGGCCGCACGCGCCGAGGGACGGAGTCCAGTACGTAATGGGCTGCTCCATTCCGTCCTGGCTGGTATGGTCGGTGATCGGGGTGCCGCTGTAATTGATGCCGTAGGTGATGGTCGGCCAGCCGTAGTTCAGGCCTTTGCGGATGATGTTGAGCTCATCACCGCCCTTGGGGCCGTGCTCGGTCTCCCAGAGAATGCCGGAGGGCAGGTCGTAGATGAGGCCCTGCGGGTTGCGGTTGCCATTGCACCAAATCGTCGGGCGAGCGCCCGGGGTGTTGGCGTACGGGTTGTCGGCCGGGATGCTGCCGTCATCCATCACCCGGTGGATCTTGCCCTTCACGTTGTCGACGCGCTGGGCGTTGTTCGTCGGATTGGTGACATCGCCGCGGTCGCCAATGGAGAAAAAGAGATGGCCTTCCTTGTCAAACGTGAGCTTGCAGCCGAAATGGACGCCTGCCCCAGTGGCTTCGTCGGCGGGCGGATCGAAGATCGTCTCCTGGTCGACGAGCCTGTTGTCTTTCAGCCTGGCGCGAATGACCGAGGTGAGCGCGCCTTTGGGCAGAGGCTTGGAGAAGGAGAGATAGATCCAGCCGTTCTTTGCGTAGTCGGGATGCAGGACGACATCGAGCAGGCCGCCCTGGCCCTTGGCCCAGACCTCGGGCACGCCCTCGACAGGATCGGGCAGGAGCTTGCCATTTTCCACGATGCGCAGGCGGCCGGGGCGCTCGGTGATGAGGAAGCGGCCATCGGGGAGCTTGGCGATGGCCCAGGGGTTGGTCATGCCATCGGCGATGGTCTCGACCCGGAACTTTGCCGCGGCGGTTTCCACCACGTCTCCCTGCTGGGCTGAGGCGAGGCCGCACCCAAGAAGGAGGAAAATCGCCGCGTGACGCAAGGGGAGTTGCCAAGGCTGCATGGTGCTGGCTTCTTTCTCACATGCGGCTCCACATTGCACTGCTTTCCTGCATTTTCCCCATGGTCGTCGTCGCGGATGAGCTGGAAACCCAATTGGTTGCCGGGGCGGGAGTCTATGAGATGAATTGTGCGCAGTGCCACGTCGCCGGCAAGGGCGGTCCGACCGCCCCGGCCCTCATCGGGACGGCTATCGTCAAGGGGCCGGCGAAGGCGATCATCGAGGTGGTCCTGAAAGGCCAGACCGGCAAGGTGGTGGTGGACGGCAAGCCTTTCAACGGGCAGATGCCAGCCTTTGATTACCTGACGGATGAGGAAATAGCCTCCGTCGTGGCCTATATCCGCAAGCAGTTTGGCGAGGTGGGAGAGGTCGTGCCGGTGCAGACCGTGACCGACGCGCGGCCCAAATAGAGGCTATTCCGCCTTTTCCCAGTTTACGCTGCCGTCGAATCGCGCGGCCGCCCGCATCGAGCCATGGACAGGAGCCGACGGGGTATTGGCCCGCCAGGCGGCTCCGGCTACTTCGGGGACGTGCTGATCGGCTTCCTTCATAATCCAGCGTTCGTCCTCGGGAAGCGAGGCGACGGTGACGAGTTTCAGCGAGGGCTGGGCGGGATCGGTGGGGAGATTGCCGAAGGGGTTGACCGTCGTTCCGTTGACCTCCACGGCGGTGTTCATCACGTAGATGCGGGCGTCGCCGAGGTTTGTGCCTTTCATTGCGCGGCGGTAGGACTTGGGAATGAGCGACTCGACTACGTAGGCGGTCGGGCGCTTTTCAAAGGAAAGATACTCGCCGACCTCCCGCACGAGACGACCCTCGCGGGCGGGATCGTAGAGCATGACCTGGCCGGGCCAGAGAGGGCCGGGCAGGGTGCCATCGTGCTCGCCCGCATAGGAAATAACGGCCTGCGCCATGGTGCGAAGCTGCGCGGTGGAGTCGGCCTGCTCGGCGGAGCGCTGGCTGCGGAACAGCGCCGCCAGCCCGAGAACGGCCAATACCGCGATGATGCTGATCGTGACCAGCAGCTCGATAAGTGTGAATCCCCGCCGCGTGGTTTTCATTTGGACTGAAAACATACGGCGGCGGGTTGCGAAAGGGCTGCCTATTTGGCGACGATGTTGATCAGCTTGTTCGGGACGATGATGATTTTCACCACGGTCTTCCCGGTAAGGCTTTCCTTAACCTTCTCCAGGGCGAGCGCCGCAGCTTCGATCTCGGCCTGCGGGGCGTCCTTGGGCACGACGAGGCGGTCGCGGAGCTTGCCATTCACCTGCACAACGTACTCGGCTTCGCTGACAGCGAGGTATTCCTCGTTCCACACCGGCCAGGCCTGCGAGGAGGCACGGCCATGGAATCCGGAGAATTTTGCCGCGAGGAGCGCCCAGAGTTCGTCGGCGATGTGCGGGGCGAAGGGCGAGAGCAGCACGAGGAGCGTACGCAGCACCGCAACGGGGCGCGGCGAGGCGTTTACGAATTCATTCGTGCAGACCATCATCTGCGAGATCGCGGTGTTGAAGGCAAAGCCGTCGATGTCCTCGGTGACCTTCTTGATTGTGGCATGCACGACGCGAAGCTGGGCCGGGGTGAGGTCGGCCTCCACGAGGGCGGGCGAGATCGCCCAGTCGCCCTCCTGGGTTTCCTCCATGGCGAGACGCCAGACGCGGCCGAGGAAGCGGTAGACGCCTTCGACGCCCTTCATGCTCCACGGTTTGGACTGCTCCAGCGGTCCCATGAACATCTCGTAGAGGCGGAGCGAATCCGCGCCGTACTCGGAGATGACGCTGTCGGGGTTGACCACGTTGCCGCGGCTCTTGGACATCTTCTGCTCGTCCGGGCCGAGGATCATGCCCTGGTTGACCAGCCGCTGGAAGGGTTCGCGGGTCGATATGTAGCCGAGGTCGAAGAGCACCTTGTGCCAGAAGCGGGCGTAAAGCAGGTGCAGCACGGCGTGCTCGGTGCCGCCGACATAGAGGTCGACGCCGCCGGGCTTCCCCGCATCCATCCAGTAGTTCTCCGCATCGGTACCGACGAAGCGCTCGGGGTTGAGCGGATCGCAGAAGCGCAGGTAATACCAGCAAGAGCCAGCCCATTGCGGCATGGTGTTGGTTTCGCGGCGGGCCTTCTCGGAATACTGCACCCAATCGGTGGCCTTGGAGAGCGGTGGCTCGGGCGAGCCGGTCGGCTTGAAGTCCTCCATCTCGGGCTGCGCGAGCGGGAGCTCGGCCTCGGGCAGGGCTCGGTGACGCCCATCCTCCCACAGGATCGGGAAGGGCTCGCCCCAGTAGCGCTGGCGTGAGAAGAGCCAGTCGCGAAGCTTGTAGTTGATTGTGCCGTGGCCGATGCCTTTCTCCTCCAGCCACGCGGTGATGCGGGCCTTTGCTTCCTTCGTGGGCAGGCCCTCGATGGGGGCGGAGTTGATGGCGATGCCTTCGCCGACAAAGACGGCGCTGGTGTCGGGCTGCGAGCCGTCCGCCGGGGCGACGACTGGAATGATGGGGAGCTGGAACTTGGTGGCAAACTCCCAGTCGCGCTCGTCGTGCGCGGGGACAGCCATAATCGCGCCGGTGCCATAACCAGTCAGTACGTAGTCGGCGGTCCAGATCGGAATGCGGGCGCCGTTGACCGGATTGATCGCATAGGCCCCGGTGAACACACCGGTCTTTTCCTTGGCCAGCTCGGTGCGCTCGAGGTCGGACTTTGAGGCGACCTGGCGCTTGTAGGCTTCCACGGCGTCGCGCTGCTCGGCGGTCGTGATCTGGTCGACCAGCGTGTGCTCGGGAGCGAGCACGAGGTAGCTCGCGCCGAAGAGCGTATCCGGGCGGGTGGTGAAAACTTCGATGGTCTCGCTGGCTCCCTCAAGGCCGAACGTGACCGACGCTCCCTCGGAGCGGCCAATCCAGTTTTTCTGGAGCAGCTTGATGCCTTCGGGCCAGTCGAGGCCGTCGAGTTCATTGATCAGGCGTTCTGCGAAAGCCGTGATGCGCAGCACCCACTGGCGGAGCGGACGACGCTCTACGGGATGGCCGCCGACCTCGCTCTTGCCGTCGATGACCTCTTCATTGGCCAGCACGGTGCCGAGAGCGGGGCACCAGTTCACCGGCTGTTCGCTCACGTAGGCGAGACGCACGGAATCTGCGTCCTCACCCTTGTAGGTCTCGATCGGTTCGGCTTTCTGCGTCTCGGGGTTGAACCACGAGTTGTAGAGCTTGAGGAAGATCCACTGCGTCCAGCGGAAGTACTTCGGATCAGTCGTGCTGATCTCGCGCTCCCAGTCGTAGCTGAAGCCGATGGACTGGAGCTGGGCGCGGAAGCGGTCGACGTTGCGCTCGGTCGTTACGCGCGGGTGCTGGCCCGTCTTGATGGCAAACTGCTCGGCGGGGAGGCCGAAGGCGTCCCAGCCCATGGGGTGGAGGACGTTGAAGCCGCGGAGGCGCTTGAACCGCGCGATGATGTCGGTGGCGGTGTAGCCCTCGACGTGGCCGACGTGCAGGCCCTCGCCGCTCGGGTACGGGAACATATCGAGCACGTAGTACTTGGGCTTGTTGGCGTCGAAGCCGGGCTCGCCGGGATTGGCCGCGCGGAACGCGCCCTCGTCCAGCCAGCGCTGCTGCCACTTCGGTTCGAATTCGGAAAAGGGAAATTGCTTGCGTTGAACAGCCATCGTGAAAGGGGTGGGACTATGGCAGAGACTTCCCTTTCTGAAAACCTCGCAAATTCAGGCCCCTACCGCCTGCTCGTTTCCACCCGCAACGCTCACAAGGTCGGCGAGATCCGGCAGATCCTCGGTAGTTCGTTCGAGGTCATGGACTTGTCCGCGGCTCCGCAGGTGCCGGAGGTGGAGGAAACCGAGACCACCTTTGAGGGAAATGCCATGTTGAAAGCCGTGGCCGCCTCGCTCGTCTTCGACGGCTGGGTGATCGCCGACGACTCCGGCCTGGAGGTCGACGCCCTCAATGGCGCGCCGGGTGTCTACTCCGCCCGCTACGCCGGGGAAAACGCCGGAGACAAGGACAACAACCGGCTCCTTTTGGAGAACCTCGACGGCGTCCTCGACCGGCGGGCGCGGTTCCATTGCGTGATCGTTCTGGCCCGAGGCGGGCGCAAACTGGCGGCTTTCGACGGAACGGTCGAGGGGCGAATCATCGATGCCGAGGACGGCGCGGGCGGCTTCGGGTACGATCCGCTCTTCATTCCGGAAGGTTACAACCAGACCTTCGGCGTCCTTCCCGCCGAGGTGAAAAACGCCCTGAGCCATCGTGCCAAGGCTCTCGAAAAACTGTGCCAGTGGCGCGGGTGGTATTGATTTGCGTAGGGTTGGCGTCCCACCGACCTGTTCGCTAGGCACACTAGAAGCAGTGAGGGAGCAAGGTGGTCATGGCTCGTCGTACTCGCGGGCCGGCAAGATGCCGGCCCTACGATCCTTGCGATGGCTGGTCAACGGGTGGTGCTGGCTTCCGTCTTCGTCCCGATCAGGAGCAGCTTTCCGTATTCCTCGCAGAGGAAAAAGCCGGTGATGACGGTTCCGCTGGATCGAATTTCCAGATACGTCGCAGGCGTTGACGTGGTCGTAAAGCGGACGCCGTCGACCTCTTTGCTTACCGGTGTGCCACCTTGCGGAACATCGAGCCATTGGTAATGCAGGTCGTTCTTGAACGGCTGCAACTTTTCCAGCAATCGGCGGAAAGTGCCATTTTGCGTGTTGCGGATATTCTCCTGCGACATGCCCTGTGAATACAGGAGCGAGGTCAGCACGGCCGGGTTGTTCGCTGCAATGGCCATGCGGAAGCCAGACAGAAACGCTTCCTTCTCCCGGTCGCTCGGTGCGGCGTGAAGGCAGAACGTTCCGAGGAAGACTGCAGCCAGTAACGCGAGGTTCAGACGCATGGGGTGTTTGGCTTACAAAGCTAAACACCGCTTTGTTCGGTGTCGAAGCTGAAGCTTTCCAGAAGGGCGAGGCTGCGCCTGCTCAGGTGCTCCGCCCGCGGAAGGTAAGTTCGGCGACGCCGGATTTGTCGAGTTCGCCGAGATCAAGGGCGACCATGCGGTCGTATTGGGCCTTGGTGGCTTCGGCGAGCGGGAGGGTGAGGCCGAGATCACCGGCCAGTTCGAGGGCGATGCCCGAGTCCTTGGCAGCGTGGGCGGCGGAGAAGTAACAGGAGTGCTCGCGGTTTTGCATGTCCTCGCCGTCTGTTTCCAGCACCCGGGAGTTTGCGCCGGTTTGCGAGAAGACTTCGCGGAGCATGGTGAGATCGAGACCGAGCGCCTCGCCCAGGCCGAGGCCTTCGGCGAGGCCGGCGGTGTTGATGTTCATCACCATGTTGACGAGGGCTTTTACCTTGGCGGCTTCCCCGGCTTTGCCGACATAGCGGAGTGAGGAACTGAGCTTTTGCAGGATCGGCTCGACGGCTAGGAAGACATCCTTTTGGCCGCCAACCATGAGGTAGAGTGTTCCCTGTCGAGCTTGAGTGATGCTGGAGGCCATGCAGGCTTCCAGGGCATAAGCTCCGGCGGCGGAGGCGGCCTTTTCGACGTCCTGATGCACTGCCGGGGTCACGGTGGCGCAATTAATAAAGGTTTTGCCTCCAGCATGCCGGAGAAGATGGTCGCTTTCGCCGCTCAAGCCGAAGATCGAGCGCATGGCGCCGTCATCGGTGACGACGGTGATGATGATGTCGCCTAGTCGGGTGGCTTCCGCTAGTGAGCCGGTTGCGGTCGCGCCGATTTCACTGGCCAGCTCTCGGGCCGCCTCTGGGCGGACGTCGTAGATGCCGCCGATGGGATAGCCGAGTTCATTGAGACGATGAGCCATGTTGCGGCCCATGCGGCCGACGCCGACAAAGGAAATGGTCTGCATTCGCTTAGGGAAAGAATGGGTTGTTTTGCTTTTGCTCGCCCACGGTGGTGAGCGGACCGTGCCCGGGACAGATGATGGTTTCGTCAGGGAGAGACAGAATCTCTTCCTGGTTCGTACGGAGGGCGTCAGAGTACGAAACTCCACCTCCGCCCATGGACCCGGCAAAGATGGCGTCGCCGACGACGGCGAGGGAACGTTCGAGGCCCGTGACCACGTAGGTGATGCCTCCGGGCGAATGTCCCCAGGTGAGTCGGGATTCCACCCGAAGGTTGCCGACCTCGAAGACTCGGCCAGGCGCGAAGGTGGAGGCACCCTTCACGGGTTCCTTTTCGCCGATCCAGGCGGGGGCTCCGGTTTTTTCCACGAGACGGTCGAGTTCGTAAATATGATCACCGTGCGAGTGGGTAAGCAGGATGAGTTCGAGCGTGAGGTTCTCCTCCGTGAGGGTGGCGAGCATGTCGTCGATGTCGGTACCGGTGTCGAAGGCGACCGCTTTGCCCGACGCCTTATCCCACACCAGGTAGGAGTTCACCATCATATCGTGAAACGGCGTATTGTATCCGGCAAGGCCGGGCAGCGAGATCGGCGCGGGTACATAATCCCCCCGGCCGAGAGCGGCGGTGCGATTGGCGCAGAGGCCCAGTTCCGGCGAGAGCGCACGGACGATCTCCTCGTCAAAATGACCATCGAATACGGCGGCGGCGCGATCTTCGGGAATCCCGGCGCGCTGAGCGACAGAGAACAGGTCGAATCCAAGACCGCGACGAGCCTTGGAGAGGACATCGGCAAAATTGTCTTCGAGCGGGATGGTTTTCATGGATCTAGACCGTACGGGTGCGGATTTGGTGGTTGAGGATGAGGAAAAGCGCGAAGAACAGAACCAGCGTGGACAGGGTGAGCACCCCGATGTTGAACCAGATCATGTTGACCTTGATGCCGAGATACTCTTTCACCGGCCCGAAGAAGACGTTGAGGTGGCGGCGGCCCGGCATATCGTTGCGATAGTCGGTCTGCTCCATCTCGGCTTTGGAAATGAGATCGGTCACCTTCTGGTTGATATAGATCTGTTCGGCTGTGACGCCCTTTTCGCGCCCGCGGAATTTTGCCCGGTCGAGCGGGCCGCCGCGAATGACATTGTCGACTTCGCGGAGTTTGCGATCGATATCCTTCGCATTCTTTCCCTGGAGGCCGGAGACGATGGCGAGCAGGTCCTTCAAGTCCTCGAGTCGATCCTCCTGAGGTTCTGTCAGGTTCTTGTTGGCGGCGAGTTCGGTGATCTGTTTCTGAATGATCTCCTGGCGGCTGGTGAGAGGATTGAGCTTGGCCTGAGCGAAGACAAGGGCCTCGTAGGACCAGCGCATCGGCATGAATTCGCAGATAAGCGGCACCTGGAGATCGCTACGGGTGGAGCTCATCGCGTCCGGGTGACGGTTGGCCCACTGTTCGATCGTATAGACGAAGTCGAGGTTGCGGTTCATCTCCTCGTACTTGATGAGTGCGCCCGCAAGGATGATCTGCGGGATGAGCACGGCGGGGATCACGAGCACGGCGGTCTTGCTTTCATTCACCAGCGAGGAGATGACGAGGCCGATGGCCACGCCGCTCACGGTGGTGAGAAACATCGCAACGAAGACGATCCAGTACACGCCTCGCACAGAGAGCAGCGCGTCGCCGATCCACGTGTAGAGGGCGCACTGGACGAGGGCAAACACGGACAGCGTGAGCGCCTTGCCCGCCACGTAATAGCCGATCCGCACGTTCAGGTTTCGTTCTCGCAGAAGCACGGGCCGGTCTCTGAGGATGTCGTCGACGCTATTGGTCAGGCCCAGGAACATTGCCACCACCAGCGAGAGAAAGAGGTAGGTCGGGATGTGGTAGGCCGAGGAAAAATCGTACGGTCCGCTCTCGTTGTAGCGAAGCACGAAGCCGATGAGCAGCGCCAGCGCCGGGGCGACGAGGATCGTCATGAGCAGGTTGGCGGGCATGCGCATCTTGCTCAGGAAGGCGCGTTTCAGAAGGACGACGAACTGCCGCCATTCCTCGCGCCAGCGAATTGGCTCGCGACGGCGGGCGCTGGTCGATGGGAGTTGCGGTGAAGCGTCCTTGGGCGGAGTCGTCTGCTGGACGTCCTTCATGAGGCGATATGCCTCGTACTTGTCGCGCCAGTAGTCCGGGGAATAACGGCGGGCCGGCACAAGCTGGCCGCGGTTGTTTTCCTCGAAAATAATGTCGCCCGAGAGATCTCGCAGCGGAGTCTCCAGAACGTCGAAGATGAACTCCGGCCGCGTCGTGCCGCAGGCCTCGCAGGTACCCATCTCGGTGCCGAAGTGCTGCTGGTGCTCCGCCTCGGCGAAGTACTTCAGCATTTCCTGTGGCGTTCCAAAAAAGACCAGCTTGCCGCCGCGGTCGAGGAGCACGGCCTTGTTGAACATCTGGAAGATTTTCGATGTCGGCTGGTGGATCGTCACGAGGACGATCTTGTTGTGCGACATGCCGCGAATGATCTCGATGACGTGTTCGGAGTCCTTCGACGACAGGCCGCTGGTGGGCTCGTCGAAGAGGTACACGTCGGCCGAGCCGATCATGTCGAGGCCGATATTGAGGCGCTTGCGCTCGCCGCCGGAGAGGGTCTTCTTGTGGGCGGCGCCGACGACGTAGTTGCGACGTTCGTTGAGGCCGAGCTCCGCCAGCTTGCTGTCGATGCGGCGGAGGCGCTCACGGCGGGAGAGGTGGGGCGCGCGAAGGGCGGCGGCGAAATTCAGGTTTTCCTCGATGGTGAGGTGCTCGTCAAAGGCGTCGTGCTGCGGGATGTAGGTGACGTACTTGCGGAGCTGGTCGTTGTTGGAGTACAGCGAACGTCCGTTGAAAAGCACGTCTCCCTGGGCTGGGGCAAAGGTGCCGGAAAGCGAGCGCATGAGCGTGCTCTTGCCCGCGCCGCTCGCGCCCATCACGCAGACCATCTCGCCGCGCTGGACGGAGAAGGAAATACCATCGAGCGCGACCTGGCTGTTGCGGAAGCGGCAGACGAGGTCGCGCACCTCGAGATTGCGAACGATGTTGCGCTCCTCCTCGATGAGGCGCTCGGTGAAGTTGCAGCGCAGCACCTGGCCCGCGTCGATGCGGATGGTGTCGCCATCGGCCAGCGTGGCGTAGTTGCGCACCGGCACGCCGCGCACGACGATGGGACGGTCGGCCTGGAGCACCTCCACGCGGCCTTCCTTGCGGTCGTAGTCACAGTAGATTTTCAGCAGCACGTCGCCGCCTGTGCCGGCAGAGAGGAGGATGTCGTCCTCGTGAAGCAGCCCGGGGTTGTTTGAGACGAGGTACTCGCTCTTGGAGGCCTTGAGCTGGAAGCGTCCGCCGTATTGACGCGCCCTGCGGCGAAGGTCGCCGAGGTCGAGTTCGCTGTCATTGTGGAAGATGATGTTGTCCTCCAGGGTGGCGTCGACGGTGCGGCCCTGGGTGAGGCGGACGTCGCGGAGCACGGCATCAACGTCCTTGAGCGCGGTGACCTTCACGCCGAGGCCGAATGTGACCTGGAGACAGGAGTCGCGGGATTGGTTTTTCTCCAGTCGCACCTCGTCGTCCTCGTTCACTGCGACGAAGATCTGTGGCGTGGCGACGTTTTTCTTGGCGTTGAAATAAAAGACGAGGTCCTGGTGGGTAATGACCTGGTCGTCGATGAGGATGCGCTGCCCGGTGAAGATACGGCAAAGGTCGCCGTTCTTGAGCACGCGGCCCTGCACGATGAGGTTACGGCCGCTGAGGTTCTTCAGGATGACGAGCTCCTTGTAGCGGTAGGCGAGGATGCGTTCGTGGTCCTGGAATCCGCGCAAGGCCACATCACAACTGCCCTGCGGACCAAAGCTCACCGCCTCGAGAGGCGAGGCGCCCTGGTGGTAAATCCCGGCGTCGCCCTGCTCGTTGGCATTGAGCTGGTAAACGATGTCGATGGCCTGGGCCGCCATGCCGAGCTGCGACATGAAGGAGTAGTAGGCGATGACCTGCTCCTGTTTGAGGCCCGCCTTGGAGATCAGGTCGTAAAGCTGGACGCCGAGGAGGATCTTGCGCTCGTCGTCGAGCTCCGCGCTCAGTTTCTGCGCGATGGCATTGAGATCCTGCTGCTCGTGCAGCGCATCGCGGAAGAGCTTGCGCAGTTCCGAGTAGACGGCATCCGGGTAATCGTAGCGCAGGAAGCCGAGGCTGGAGTCGATTTCCTCTTCCAGGATCTCGCCATCGACGCGGGCAAAGGCGGCAAAGACCTTGATGAGGGTCGGCAGAAGGTTGGGGCTTTCCGCAACGGTGCGCGGTTTTCCGGAGAGGCGACGAAACATGCGGCGACTGGCGGCATGTGCCTGGGACGCAAGGAGAAAGATGCCCTCCAACTTGCTGCGGGAGCGGTTGGATTGGGGTTCTTGGGCCGATGCGTCCATCGCAAGAGATTAGGGTCCGATTCCAGTGAATGCAAGGTAGCGGGTTGCAAGCTTCACCATTTCTGAGATAATGAGCAGTCCGCCGTATGACAGAAATCGCTATAGAACCACGCCAGCAGGCCGAGGAGGCCTTGCCCTTGGAGAACATCCGCGTGCGTGGTGTTACCCGTCTGATCACGCCGACGCAGATCAAGGAGCAGCTGCCCATGTCCGCTGCCCAGCTTGACACCGTCCTCCGCGGCCGTGAACAGGTTCGCTCCATCCTCCGTGGGGAGGATGACCGCCTCCTCGTCGTGGTGGGTCCATGCTCGATCCACGATCCCAAGGCCGCCCTCGAGTACGCCGAGAAGCTTGCCGCTCTCAGCCGCGAGGTCGCCGAGAAGTATTTCGTCGTCATGCGCGTCTATTTTGAGAAGCCCCGCACGACCGTGGGCTGGAAGGGATTGATCAACGATCCCCTCATGGACGACTCCTGCGACATGGCCCACGGCATCGCCCTGGCCCGCCAAATCCTCCTCGACGTGGCGGCGCTCGGCCTGCCCGCCGGTACGGAATTTCTCGATCCCATCATCCCGCAGTACATCGGCGACCTCATCACGTGGTCGGCCATTGGGGCGCGCACGACGGAATCCCAGACCCATCGTGAGATGGCGAGCGGACTCTCGATGCCGGTCGGCTTCAAGAACGGCACCGATGGCAGCGTGCAGGTGGCCATCGACGCGATGAAGAGCTCGATGTCTCCGCACAGTTTCCTCGGCATCGACCAGGACGGGTCGACCAGCATTGTCAAAACCTCCGGCAATCCC of the Terrimicrobium sacchariphilum genome contains:
- a CDS encoding ATP-binding cassette domain-containing protein → MDASAQEPQSNRSRSKLEGIFLLASQAHAASRRMFRRLSGKPRTVAESPNLLPTLIKVFAAFARVDGEILEEEIDSSLGFLRYDYPDAVYSELRKLFRDALHEQQDLNAIAQKLSAELDDERKILLGVQLYDLISKAGLKQEQVIAYYSFMSQLGMAAQAIDIVYQLNANEQGDAGIYHQGASPLEAVSFGPQGSCDVALRGFQDHERILAYRYKELVILKNLSGRNLIVQGRVLKNGDLCRIFTGQRILIDDQVITHQDLVFYFNAKKNVATPQIFVAVNEDDEVRLEKNQSRDSCLQVTFGLGVKVTALKDVDAVLRDVRLTQGRTVDATLEDNIIFHNDSELDLGDLRRRARQYGGRFQLKASKSEYLVSNNPGLLHEDDILLSAGTGGDVLLKIYCDYDRKEGRVEVLQADRPIVVRGVPVRNYATLADGDTIRIDAGQVLRCNFTERLIEEERNIVRNLEVRDLVCRFRNSQVALDGISFSVQRGEMVCVMGASGAGKSTLMRSLSGTFAPAQGDVLFNGRSLYSNNDQLRKYVTYIPQHDAFDEHLTIEENLNFAAALRAPHLSRRERLRRIDSKLAELGLNERRNYVVGAAHKKTLSGGERKRLNIGLDMIGSADVYLFDEPTSGLSSKDSEHVIEIIRGMSHNKIVLVTIHQPTSKIFQMFNKAVLLDRGGKLVFFGTPQEMLKYFAEAEHQQHFGTEMGTCEACGTTRPEFIFDVLETPLRDLSGDIIFEENNRGQLVPARRYSPDYWRDKYEAYRLMKDVQQTTPPKDASPQLPSTSARRREPIRWREEWRQFVVLLKRAFLSKMRMPANLLMTILVAPALALLIGFVLRYNESGPYDFSSAYHIPTYLFLSLVVAMFLGLTNSVDDILRDRPVLLRERNLNVRIGYYVAGKALTLSVFALVQCALYTWIGDALLSVRGVYWIVFVAMFLTTVSGVAIGLVISSLVNESKTAVLVIPAVLIPQIILAGALIKYEEMNRNLDFVYTIEQWANRHPDAMSSTRSDLQVPLICEFMPMRWSYEALVFAQAKLNPLTSRQEIIQKQITELAANKNLTEPQEDRLEDLKDLLAIVSGLQGKNAKDIDRKLREVDNVIRGGPLDRAKFRGREKGVTAEQIYINQKVTDLISKAEMEQTDYRNDMPGRRHLNVFFGPVKEYLGIKVNMIWFNIGVLTLSTLVLFFALFLILNHQIRTRTV
- a CDS encoding 3-deoxy-7-phosphoheptulonate synthase; translated protein: MTEIAIEPRQQAEEALPLENIRVRGVTRLITPTQIKEQLPMSAAQLDTVLRGREQVRSILRGEDDRLLVVVGPCSIHDPKAALEYAEKLAALSREVAEKYFVVMRVYFEKPRTTVGWKGLINDPLMDDSCDMAHGIALARQILLDVAALGLPAGTEFLDPIIPQYIGDLITWSAIGARTTESQTHREMASGLSMPVGFKNGTDGSVQVAIDAMKSSMSPHSFLGIDQDGSTSIVKTSGNPDSHVVLRGGRIGANYGPEHVATACETLRKNGLSPVVMVDCSHANSGKDPKKQPTVWKSILEQRASGRREIIGAMIESNLKLGAQPLGTDPAQLEYGVSITDACMSWEMTEEILRS